GAGCCCGCTGACCCGCGGCGAGAGGAACGCCTTGGTGTTGGCGAACATGGTCATGATCGGGTGCCGGAACAGGAACACCACGAGCAAGTCAAGCACGGTGGAGAGGCCCATGGCGAAGGCGAAGCCCTGCACCGCGCCGATCGACACGACGTAGAGCACCACCGCACACATGATCGTGATGGTGTTCGCCGAGATGATCGTACGACGGGCCCGGTGCCATGCCCGCGGGACCGCGCTGCGCGGCGTCCGGCCCTCGTGGATCTCGTCCTTGAGCCGCTCGAAGTAGATGACGAACGAGTCCGCCGCCACACCTAGTGACACGATGAAACCGGCGATACCGGCCAGGGTCAGCGTGTAACCCATGCTGCGGCCCAGGAAGACCAGCGCGCCGAAGGTGAGCAGACCGGAGAGCAGCAGGCTCAGGAAGATGACCGAGCCGAGCAGGCGGTAGTAGAAGAACGCGTACACCGCCACCAGGGCCATGCCGATCCCGGCGGCGATCAGACCGGCCTCGAGCTGCTGGAGACCCAGGGTCGCCGAGACGGTCTGCATCGGGCCGGCCGAGAAGGTCACCGGGATCGCGCCGAACTTCAGCTGGTCGGCCAGCTTCTTGGCGCTGACCACGTCGAAATCGCCGGTGATCTGGGAGGAGCCGGTCAGCACGCCCTGGATCTGCGGCGCGGAGAGGATCTCCTTGTCCAGCACGACCGCGACCGCGCAGTGCTCGGCGCCGTTCGGGTACAGCGCCTGCACCGCGGCGAAGCAGGGGTCACCGGAGGTCGCGTTGTACGCCACCCGGGTCAGGTCGGCCCACTTCTTCTGACCCTCGCTCTTGAAGTCCAGCGAGACCACCCAGCGGCCGGTCTGCTGGTCGAGCTGCGGGCTGGCGCTGGAGATGTCGTCACCGACCACCTTCGCCTGGTCCAGCGTGACCTTGGCGACGTTCTGGAAGCAGGCCACCACCTTGGTGTCCGGATTGTCGATCGAGCCGTTCGGCCGCTTGTTGAGCTGGTCGCAGCTGATCGTCGGGACGTTGAACTGCATCTCCGGGCTGAGCGCGGCCACCTCGGCCGGGGTCAGCGCGGCGAACGGCTTGTAGGGCAGGCCCGCCTTCGGGTCGGTGCTCAGGTCGACCGGCGCCTTCAGCGCCTCGGCCTGTGCCCAGAGCTTGGCGCCGACCTTCTTCTCGATCGCCGCGCGCTGCGCCTTGACGTCCGCGGTGACCGGGGCGTCCGGGGCGGCCTTGGTCGGCGTGGCGGCCGGAGCCGCGGCCGACGCCGACGGGGCAGCCGAGGCCTTGGCCGACGGGGTGCCGCTCGGCACCGCCTCGCCGCCACCCTGGCCACCGGTGTTCGCCGACGAGCTGGCCTTCACCTTCGGCACGCTGCTGCCGCTGGCGGCCGGCTTGGCTCCGGCCGAGCTGGACGGCTTCGCCG
Above is a genomic segment from Actinoplanes ianthinogenes containing:
- the secD gene encoding protein translocase subunit SecD; the protein is MHPGRQLGVLGLIFVVLYLLVFFAADAKGSFTERLQPKLGLDLRGGTQATYIATQAGGVPTKESMEEAQAIIEKRVNALGVSEADVVIQGNNTIVVSLAGEAKDELKDLAQAANMRFRLLTATTGDVSASALNPAPPSASPSVSGAPSAKPSSSAGAKPAASGSSVPKVKASSSANTGGQGGGEAVPSGTPSAKASAAPSASAAAPAATPTKAAPDAPVTADVKAQRAAIEKKVGAKLWAQAEALKAPVDLSTDPKAGLPYKPFAALTPAEVAALSPEMQFNVPTISCDQLNKRPNGSIDNPDTKVVACFQNVAKVTLDQAKVVGDDISSASPQLDQQTGRWVVSLDFKSEGQKKWADLTRVAYNATSGDPCFAAVQALYPNGAEHCAVAVVLDKEILSAPQIQGVLTGSSQITGDFDVVSAKKLADQLKFGAIPVTFSAGPMQTVSATLGLQQLEAGLIAAGIGMALVAVYAFFYYRLLGSVIFLSLLLSGLLTFGALVFLGRSMGYTLTLAGIAGFIVSLGVAADSFVIYFERLKDEIHEGRTPRSAVPRAWHRARRTIISANTITIMCAVVLYVVSIGAVQGFAFAMGLSTVLDLLVVFLFRHPIMTMFANTKAFLSPRVSGLGRVLRRNSTEESVSSRVKEA